From Rutidosis leptorrhynchoides isolate AG116_Rl617_1_P2 chromosome 3, CSIRO_AGI_Rlap_v1, whole genome shotgun sequence, a single genomic window includes:
- the LOC139898313 gene encoding uncharacterized protein — protein sequence MVVIEPVPSTDDIQSKPLKLASTTGNSSTSGDQLNAGGLTPITDDKKTANVGYESDGYETASETEVADGDEEVSENTDKPNGVEREHQEGKPEDVSPVVNHQSSEVALINDEIDDEHKEKVLAQMNDLKVEGNKLFGDGQYEEALLKYEYAIQLAPDSSFSSEIRAICHNNRATCFFKLGKYEDTVKECTKALELNPTYIKALIRRGEAHEKLDNYDEAIADMKKILELDPSNYQSKRTIVRLEPLAVEKREKMKEEMLGKLKDMGNTILGKFGMSVDNFKAVKDPNTGSYSISFQR from the exons ATGGTAGTGATTGAACCAGTTCCTTCCACTGATGACATCCAATCAAAACCCTTAAAATTAGCCTCTACCACCGGAAACAGTTCCACCTCCGGAGATCAACTAAACGCCGGCGGACTAACTCCGATCACCGACGACAAAAAAACAGCCAACGTAGGTTACGAATCCGACGGATACGAAACGGCAAGCGAGACGGAAGTTGCCGATGGCGATGAGGAGGTTTCCGAGAACACCGATAAACCTAACGGCGTTGAACGTGAACATCAGGAAGGTAAACCGGAAGATGTATCTCCAGTTGTGAATCATCAGAGTTCTGAAGTTGCACttattaatgatgaaattgatgatgaaCATAAGGAG AAAGTTTTAGCGCAAATGAACGACTTAAAAGTTGAAGGGAACAAGTTATTTGGAGATGGTCAGTATGAAGAagcattattaaagtatgaatatgCCATCCAACTTGCACCTGATTCTTCCTTTTCATCGGAAATTAGAGCGATATGTCATAATAATCGTGCTACATGTTTCTTCAAGCTG GGAAAATATGAGGACACGGTTAAAGAATGTACTAAAGCATTGGAACTGAATCCAACATACATAAAAGCTTTGATAAGAAGAGGAGAAGCCCATGAAAAGCTTGATAACTATGACGAGGCTATTGCTG ATATGAAGAAAATCTTAGAGTTGGATCCATCAAATTATCAGTCTAAGAGAACAATTGTGCGTTTAGAACCATTGGCAGTCGAAAAGCGTGAAAAAATGAAGGAAGAGATGCTTG GGAAGTTGAAAGACATGGGGAACACAATTTTAGGAAAATTTGGGATGAGCGTGGACAACTTCAAAGCAGTGAAAGATCCAAATACGGGCTCATATTCCATCTCATTTCAGCGCTAG